Proteins encoded in a region of the Triticum dicoccoides isolate Atlit2015 ecotype Zavitan chromosome 3A, WEW_v2.0, whole genome shotgun sequence genome:
- the LOC119271363 gene encoding uncharacterized protein LOC119271363 yields the protein MVMDGGGDTDGDGAAEDGQGAAAEGSNLGADVDPTLVENGDGRAAARCGQGEAPEAKGSGQRTATDGDNTALAGDQGTATTGSGQGVALARGSTAGVGGESGEAWLGRPRKELLGQARERLGRPRKELHGHVQSGEEKPMWS from the exons aTGGTTATGGATGGTGGCGGCGATACGGATGGGGACGGCGCTGCGGAGGATGGCCAGGGCGCGGCCGCGGAGGGGTCAAACCTAGGTGCTGATGTGGATCCGACATTGGTGGAGAATGGCGACGGCAGGGCTGCGGCTAGGTGCGGCCAGGGCGAGGCTCCAGAAGCAAAGGGGTCGGGCCAGCGCACGGCTACAGATGGAGACAACACGGCTTTGGCAGGTGACCAGGGCACGGCTACAACGGGCTCGGGCCAGGGTGTTGCATTGGCCAGGGGCTCAACCGCCGGCGTGGGTGGAGAATCAGGCGAGGCATGGCTGGGTCGACCCCGGAAGGAGCTGCTGGGTCAGGCAAGGGAAAGGCTAGGTCGTCCACGGAAGGAGCTACATGGGCATGTCCAGTCCG GTGAAGAAAAACCCATGTGGTCATGA